Part of the Shewanella eurypsychrophilus genome is shown below.
TCTGTGCCTCTTTTAGAAATTGTGCCACTGAGCGTCGGTCTTGGGTGAGTGGCGCCTGTAGATAGGCGTGATCGGCAAATAAGATAAGCCCAATTTTGTCACCCTTGCGTCGCTCAATAAAATCACTCACAACATGTTGGATCATGGTAAAGCGGTCAACGGTTTGACCATTGAGCACCATGTCTTCAATTTGCATACTGCCTGACAGATCTACCGCCATCATCAGGTCGCGTCCTTTACTGGGTAGCTCTATAGCGTCTCCCATCCATAATGGTCTTGCTACGGCGATGACAAGAAAAAACCACACTAGCCAGTATGCTTTACGAGAATTCGGCTGTTGTTGAATTTGTTCTGCGCCATTCTCACCGACACCGGGCAGGTGAAGGTGACCGCTAACCTCGACAGTCTGTTGTTTCTTTCTGAAAATAAGCGGGAGTGGGAGAAGTAAGAGTAACCAGGCCCATGCGAGTGTTAACATTGTGCTTCCTTGGTATCCTGATTGCATTTTTTTGTTGAAATAGTGCTCAGAGGCAATGCTTGTTTGAACCAGTTTTCAGCGAGCGTCTTAAGCTCGTTGGCTTCTTCAAGGTTTAATCCTGCTCTCTGGTACCGCCTGTCTAGCAAAGTCGTTAACCGAGGACTGGGCGATTTGACTTGTCGATCCATCCATAGATACCAAGCCCCTCCTTGAAGACCGGCGATTTGCTCTCGCGATAAGTAGCTCATCGCCGCGCGTTTGATTAGGCTATTGATCTGCACCGATATTTCAGTAGCATTATCTTGAGTCACCGCTAAGGCGTTAAGTTGAGCTAAAACCTCTCGTTTCACCGCTCTTTTAAGCCACTCTTTTCTTAGCTTCACCACGAAGAAAATAATCGCAATACTAACGATGGCAAGCACTAACCAATAACCCATGGCAATGGGCATACTAGTGATGACGTCTGGGGTTTGGATATCGTGCATACTATTAAGTGCTGGGTTGGATGTTGGCTCCATTATCTTAACGCTCCAAGTTGATCGTTAAGTGTCATGCCTGCATCGACAGTACGGGTTTGTACATTCAACTTTTGCATCATTTGTATAAATTGCTCTTGAGTGTGTAGCTGATTCTTTAGCCAGTCATCATATCCCGCTCGATTTAAAGTCAGCTCTTTATTACCTTCTTTAACCGGAAGTTGGAACTGTTTAGGCAGCTTCAGCTTGCCTTGTCTTAAGGGATCTGTGATTAAAAAGGCGCCCATATCACAATGACGTTTTAGATCTGATAATGGGGCGAGACAAGCTTGATTGAAGTTGCTGCCATCACTGATTATCCAGATTAATGAACCAGGCTTTGCGATCCGTCTGAGCCTTTGACACGCTCGGAACATATGCTCGGGCTCAGGTTCATGGGTTGCCATTTGGTTAAGCTGTTTGCTGTGGAGAGATTCGATGCCTGAAATAAGTTGTAAAATGCCCTTCTGACGGCTTCTGGGTTTTAACTCTAGATGTTCATTCTCGGTGGCGATGAGCGCACCTAGCCTATCGCTATGTAAGATAGCACTCCAACCTAAGGTGGTTGCTAAGTGCGCTGCCTGGACTGATTGCAACAGAAGGCTCGAGCCAAAATAGAGGCTATGACTGAGATCGAGCAAGATGAGAACAGGGCGTTCTCTTTCTTCAACAAATAGCTTGGTATGCGCCTTACCTGTACGAGCTGTGACTCGCCAGTCTATGGTTCTGACATCATCACCGGGTTGATATTGACGTACCTCCGCAAATTCCATTCCGCGGCCTTTAATTAAGCTGGCACGGTGACCGGATAAGCTAGCACGAGCCTTGGAGCGCTTCTCGGGAAGTGCTCTGGCGATATTTTGACACGCTAATAGCTCTTTTTGATTTAGGTTAACCCCATCGGCAAAAAGAGGCAGGACAATTTCAGACACTTAAGGCACCGCAACTTGAGATAAGATATGGTCGATAACCTGATCGCTACTCACGCCCTCGGCTTGGGCCTGATAACTGAGCAGTAATCTATGCCTTAATACATTTGGTGCCACGGCTTGAATATCTTCAGGTGATACAAAGTCGCGTTCTTGTAACCAGGCACGCGCTCGGGCACAGCGTTCTATTGCTAATGTCGCTCGAGGGCTAACACCGTATTCGAGCCAGCTTGCCAGTTCGTCACTGTATCGCTGAGGCTGCCTAGTTGCCATTACAATATCGACAATATATCTCTCTAACGGCTCAGCAAGGTAAAGCTCTAAAGATTCCTCACGAGCTTCAAAAATATCTTTTTGGATAATAGGCTCAACAGTCGGTGCCGCTTGTTTCAAGGCCTCTTTACGAGACATACGCATGATCTCAAACTCTGTCTCTGCACTTGGGTAGTCAAGATTAAGATGCATTAAGAAACGGTCAAGTTGTGCTTCGGGTAGCGGGTAAGTGCCTTCATTTTCTAAAGGGTTTTGGGTCGCCATAACCAGAAACAATTCTGGCAGTTTATAGCTATTTTTACCGACGGTAACTTGACCTTCGCCCATCGCTTCAAGCAGTGCAGATTGGACCTTGGCTGGGGCACGGTTAATCTCATCGGCTAAGATTAGGTTGTGAAATATTGGCCCGGCCTCAAATTCAAAGGTGGCTGTTTGTGCACGGTATATGTCAGTACCAGTTAAATCTGCTGGTAACAGATCCGGCGTAAATTGAATGCGGTGGAAGTCACCTTCAACGCCATCACAGAGGGCTTTTACTGCTCGAGTTTTAGCAAGACCCGGAGGCCCCTCAACGAGTAAGTGTCCATCTGCGATCAAGGCTATTAGTAAGTTCTCTGTTAGGACTGGTTGTCCTAGAATTACCTGGTTTAGGTATTCGCGTAACGCGTGAAATCGGCTCAAAGGCATGATGCTACTCGGTTTATTTTAAATTAGTTAGGTATAGACCATCAACATGGTAAAAAATTCCCATAGGGTTTGGCTAGTGCCAATTTACCTTTAGGGCATAAATTCATAGTAATTGTATGATTTATCGAAACACTCGATTGTCACTTCTACTATATTTGCTCACTATTAATATGTATAAATAGGACAATAAAAATCAAAATAAAATTCATTAAACATTGTTAATAAACACTTTTTATATATTTCTGAGACTAAAAACCAAACAAGTGTTTAAAACTTTCTTATAAGAAGTTAGAATCAGATCACACTTTAATGGTCAGACCTGTTATCTGCAATACAGTCGGACAGATTAAATGCGCAAGGAAAATAATATCGTCGATAGCTAACAATCGGCTAGACGTATAAGAAGAGGGCGGCAAATGAGTGACAGACAACAGGTAACGAATGCCAAGGGCGATCGTATTGCAATAGTAACGGGTTTAAGAACGCCATTTGCTAAGCAAGCGACTGCATTTCATGGTGTTTCGGCATTAGATATGGGTAAGATGGTTGTTAACGAGATGCTATCTCGTTCAGAAATTGACCCTAAGCTAATTGAGCAATTGGTATATGGACAAGTTGTACAAATGCCAGCGGCTCCTAATATCGCTCGTGAAATTGTTTTAGGTACGGGCATGAATGTCGGTACCGATGCTTATAGCGTTAGCCGGGCATGTGCCACCAGTTTTCAGTCTACGGTCAATGTCGCTGAATCTATCATGACAGGTAATATCGACATAGGTATTGCTGGTGGTGCCGATTCATCTTCTGTACTGCCTATCGGTGTCTCTAAAAAGCTGGCACACGCTTTAGTCGACTTAAATAAAGCGCGTTCATTTGGTCAAAAACTTGCCATTTTCAGACGTTTGGGGATCAAAGATTTACTGCCTGTTCCACCGGCGGTTGCTGAATTCTCGACCGGTCTTTCAATGGGACAAACTGCTGAGCAGATGGCTAAGACCTATAATATTAGCCGTGCAGATCAAGATGCATTGGCGCATCGTTCACATACATTGGCTACAGAGACCTGGAATGCTGGTCATCTTAAAGATGAAGTGATGGCGGCCCATGTGCCACCTTATAAAGGTTTTATCGATCGCGACAATAATATCCGTGAAAACTCCAGCATCGAATCTTATGCCAAGTTAAGACCAGCCTTCGATCGCAAACATGGCACAGTTACAGCCGCGACAAGTACCCCATTAACTGATGGCGCATCGGCCGTATTAATGATGAGTGAGAGCCGCGCTAAAGCGCTGGGTTATGAGCCTATCGGTTACATCAAGAGTTATGCTTTCAGTGCCATAGATGTGTGGGAAGACATGTTGATGGGACCTTCTTATGCGACGCCTCTAGCTCTACAGCGTGCAGGTATGGAACTTGAAGATCTGACGTTAATCGAGATGCACGAAGCGTTTGCTGCACAAACATTGGCCAATATGCAGATGTTCGCATCGAAGAAGTTTGCTGAAGAAAAGCTCGGGCGAAATCGCGCAATCGGTGAAATCGATATGAGTAAGTTTAACGTGTTAGGTGGCTCACTTGCTTATGGTCACCCATTTGCCGCTACAGGGACACGTCTTATCACCCAAGTATGTCGTGAACTCAAAAGACGTGGCGGTGGAACAGGGTTAACCACGGCTTGTGCGGCTGGTGGTTTAGGTGCGGCTATGATAGTAGAAGTGGAGTGATCTCATGGAAAAGACATTTAATTTAAGCCGTCGCGAAGACGGTATCGCTGTACTGACCATCGATGTGCCTGGTGAGTCTATGAACACACTACGTGCAGAATTTGGCCCTGAGATCACTGATGTATTAGCAGAAATTAAAGCCGATAGCAGTATCAAGGGTTTGGTTATCGCTTCGGGCAAAAAAGATTGCTTCGTTGCCGGTGCTGATATCTCTATGCTAGATGCCTGCAAATCTGCCGCTGATGCTAAAGCACTGTCTCAACAAGGCCATGTGGTTTTCAACGAACTTGAAGCGCTCAATATTCCAGTTGTGGCTGCTATCGACGGAGTCTGCTTAGGGGGTGGACTTGAGTTAGCGCTAGCTTGTCATCTACGTGTCTGTAGTCTAAATACTAAAACCATGATGGGAGTGCCTGAGGTTCAGTTAGGCCTGCTACCTGGCGGCGGTGGAACCCAGAGGTTGCCGAGATTAGTTGGTATCACAACGGCTCTGGATATGATGCTCACGGGTAAGCAAATTCGACCTAAACAAGCGCTTAAGATGGGCTTGGTCGATGAGGTTGTTCCTGAATCTATCCTGTTAACTACAGCAGTTGAAATGGCGTTAAAAGGCAAGCGAACAGCTAAGAAAGTTAAAAAGTCATTGGTCAATAAGCTGCTTGAAGGCACGCCAGTAGGCCGAAATATTATTTTTGATCAGGCGAGTAAGCAGGTTCAGAAGAAGACTCAAGGTAACTACCCAGCCCCTGCAAAAATCATCGACTGTGTCCGCCAAGGCATGGCCAAAGGCAAGGCTAAAGGCTTAGAAGTCGAAGCGAGTCATTTTTCCGAGTTGGTCATGTCTACAGAATCTGCAGCGCTAAGAAGTATTTTCTTTGCAACAACAGAGATGAAGAAAGAAACTGGTGCGGGCGATGTAAAGCCTCGAAAGGTCAGCAAGGCGATGATTCTTGGTGGCGGATTGATGGGAGGCGGTATAGCGTCGGTGACAACCACCAAAGCGAAGATCCCGGCTCGAGTCAAAGATATCAGTGAGCAAGGGCTGAGTAATGCACTCTCTTATGCTTACAAGTTACTGGATAAAGGCGTTAAACGCCGTCATATGACGCCAGCTGCTAGAGACAGTTTGATGTCACTTATGACAACAACGACAGAATATAAAGGCATTAAAGATGCCGATATAGTCGTTGAAGCCGTATTTGAAGACCTTAATTTGAAACACCAGATGGTCAAAGATGTTGAACGTGAATGTGGTGAACACACCATTTTTGCTTCTAATACCTCATCTTTACCTATCTCACAGATCGCTGAGGCAGCATCCCGTCCCGAGAACGTGATTGGCCTGCACTACTTTTCACCAGTAGAAAAGATGCCACTGGTTGAAGTTATCGCTCATGAGAAAACCTCTGCTGAGACCATTGCTACAACAGTTGCCTTTGCCCGTAAGCAAGGTAAAACCCCCATTGTTGTTCAAGATGGTGCGGGTTTCTATGTGAATCGAATACTTGCACTTTATATGAATGAAGCAGCACAGCTCTTGTTAGAAGGGCAAAGTGTGGAGCATTTAGATAAGTCACTGGTTAAGTTCGGTTTCCCTGTTGGCCCTATGACCTTGCTTGATGAAGTGGGCATCGATGTTGGTGCTAAGATCTCACCAATATTGGAAGCGGAGTTGGGCGATCGTTTTAAGGCGCCAGAAGCCTTTGATAAGTTGCTTAAGGATGATAGAAAAGGCCGTAAGAATGGCAAAGGTTTCTATCTTTATGGCGGTAAAGCTAACAAGAAAGCTAAGCAAGTCGATGAGAGTGTTTACAAGGTGCTTGGGTTAACGCCAGGTACTGATGGCGAACAATCTGAGGTTGCACAGCGCTGTGTCGTACAGATGTTGAATGAAGCGGTGCGTTGTTTAGAAGAGGGAATTATAGCTTCTCCAAGAGATGGCGATATCGGTGCTATCTTTGGTATTGGATTCCCACCTTTCCTTGGCGGACCATTCCATTATATCGATTCGTTAGGTGCGGGGGCTTTAGTTGAGAAACTCGAGAAGTATCAGTCACGTTTTGGTGATAGATTTGTGCCGTGCAGCAAGCTAAAAGAGATGGCTGAAAATAATCAGCGCTTCTTCGACTAATTGAGAGTTTGGGCTCAAGCCTATCTTAAGCTGTTTTAATTGGCTTTTGATTTAACAATGCGGCAACATAATGCCGCATTTTTATTGCCTGCAGGATAATCAATGCCTGATCTTTGTTCACTTCTAAAGGTGTCTTTTGTATAATGCGGTCGATTTTTGTTTCATTTTTATTTTTATCAGCTATCTATGCTGGTGGGATAATGAAAGTGAATAAACAATAACTCATGAGTTATCAAGTGATGTGATCAAGAGACGCAATGTGCATCTGATTTTTTGGTATGAAGTCGTTGATATGAGGTTGTAGGCAAGTGCAAGTATTTGATTCTTTGACCAGTATAGTATGTGTTATCTCTATTCTAATTATTTCTGGCGTGATAATGGGGCATATGGCGTTCACTGCTGGACTGGGTGTTAAGCGCTGGGCTTTTCTCGGCTTCTTGATTGGTCCTGTCGCATACCCTCTACTTAATACTCACAAGCGTTATGCTTGGCGTCGTAGTGTAGGGCAATCAATTTACACAATTAGATTTTAGATTTGGTTTTTAGCACAAATAAATTTCAAAACTGAAAAAGGAGCCATTGGCTCCTTTTCTGTTTATACGATCTCAACACTGGTTCGTCTAAAAAATCACAGTGAAATCGGAAGGGGGACTACTTCCACCAACCTTTCGCTGAAATAACTTCCAAGTGGTTCAGCCCTTCAGGTAACTTAACCTTGATACGCTCTGGCTTGTGAGTAAGGCCTAGTGCTTTCTTAATTGAATCAAACATAATAATTCTCCTTAGACCTTAAGCAATTTCTTGATTGATGAATTTAACGTGAGGGGCACCAGCAAGTTCAATCGGCTTGAATTTAACGTGAGGGGCACCAGCAAGTTCAATCGGCTTGAATTTAACGTGAGGGGCACCAGCAAGTTCAATCGGCTTGAATTTAACGTGAGGGGCACCAGCAAGTTCAATCGGCTTGAATTTAACGTGAGGGGCACCAGCAAGTTCAACCGGCTTGAATTTAACGTGAGGGGCACCAGCAAGTTCAATCGGCTTGAATTTAACGTGAGGGGCACCAGCAAGTTCAATCGGCTTGAATTTAACGTGAGGGGCACCAGCAAGTTCAATTGGCTTGAATTTAACGTGAGGGCACCAGCAAGTTCAATCGGCGAATTTAACGTGAGGGGCACCAGCAAGTTCAATCGGCTTGAATTTAACGTGAGGGGCACCAGCAAGTTCAACCGGCTTGAATTTAACGTGAGGGGCACCAGCAAGTTCAATTGGCTTGAATTTAACGTGAGGGGCACCAGCAAGTTCAATTGGCTTGAATTTAACGTGAGGGGCACCAGAAAGTAGGAGTTGATTAGAGTCTATTGCAGGAATTTCAAAGGCCATTGTTGAAGTTGATAGGGCAAGGGCGATAGTCGTTGCTAGTACTTTAATCATTATATTCTTCTCTCAAGTTTTGATACTTCAAAGGTTGAGGTATCTGGTCAGTAGGTATGTCATATTTGTTGACACTTGAGAGAATAGTTGCAGTTGTTATGCCATCTTTTTCCTTTGTTTAAATAAAAGCAGTTATTTTGTAGACTTTATATTGCTTTATTCTGTTTTTGAACTAAGCCAGGTTGGATAAAATCTTGGCGTAATAGCTCGGTGAACTGAGCTTCTGTTACTGCCTTACTGAATATAAATCCTTGGATTTCCTCGCAATTTAGCGCTTTTAATATGCTTAGCTGAGATGCATCTTCCACACCTTCACCGACAACGGATAGCCCCATGTTATGAGCTATAGTAATTATTGAGTCGACCATTTTAAGATCACGATCTGATTTATCTATGTCGTCAACAAACGCTTTATCAATTTTCAAGGTATGAATTGGGAAGCGCTTCAGATAAGAGAGTGATGAGTAACCTGTACCAAAATCATCTAAAGCCAGGCTGACGCCCATTTTTGCTAGCTGTTGCATCACCTTAATGGCCTTTTCTGGTTCTTTAATGACGGTGCCTTCGGTGATTTCGAGCTCCAAGTTAGCTGCTGGCAGCTGAGTTAGACGTAAAATTGACTCTATACGCTGCTGAAGATCGGGTAAAGCGAACTGGTATGAAGATAAATTGACGGCTACCCGTCCATCGAAAATTCCTTGACTGCGCCATTTTTGTGCCGCGAAGCAGGCTTTCTTCATCACTATGTCACCAATTTCGACGATCAGACCATTCTCTTCGGCTAATGGGATAAATTCACTGGGTGGAATGAGACCCTGTTCAGGGTGATTAAGCCTGACTAAGGCTTCCATTCCCGCCATTTTACCCGTCTTAAGCTCTATCTTAGGTTGATAGTAGACCTCAAACAGATCTTCTTTAATGCCTTGGCGAATAAGATTTTCTACCTCTAACTGTCTGATGGCATTTCGGTTTAGTGATTCTGAATAGAACTGGTAGCGATTGCCGCCTGCGGATTTAGCATGGTACATGGCAATATCGGCTTTGCGCAGCAGGGCTTGTTCATTTTGATCATCTTCAGGGTAAAGCACGATACCAATACTCATGCCTACGACTACTTTATCTGACGTTAATTCGAATGAGCTAGTAAAGGCTTCAATGACATTATTGGCAATCACTGCGCTAGAGCCTATATCTGGGTTGTTATCGACTAGAATGGCAAATTCATCACCGCCGAGGCGGTAGATACTGGTGTGATATGGGACTGCAGTTTCAATCCGTTTGGCGACTTTTATCAGTAATTCATCACCAACCTGATGGCCCAGTGAGTCATTAATTTTCTTGAAATTATCAAGATCTAATACCATTAATGTATGATGCGAGTCGCGCTTAACTAAGTTACCAAGAGTCACCATTAAGCTAGAGCGGTTGGGGAGATTAGTAAGCAGGTCGTTGTTGGTGAGCTTTCTGAGCTCTTCCTCTTGCTGCTTTCGACGTGAGATATCGGAGAAGACCCCGACATAGTGTGACAACTGACCTAGCTCATCATAAATCGCATCGACAGTTAGCTCCATTAAGAAACTAGACCCATCTCCTTTGGCTGATTCCACATCGTTACTCCAACGTCCTTGTTGGTTTAAAATTGAACGGATCTGCTCTGAATAACTATCTGGATAGAGATCGAAATTGAATTGTACACCGATGAATTTCTCTCGCGGATTTAAACACAGCTCACAACATGCTTCATTAACCTCCACAAAATGGAATTGGCTATCTAGAATGAACATGCCTTCGGATATATTAGCAATTGCCCGTTCGAATAATCTTAACTGCTCTTCGGCATGTTTAAAGTTATTGATGTTTTTAATGGTGCCAGTCATTCGAAGCGGATTATCTTTTTCATCCCGTTCGACAATTTTTGCTCTGTCTAGAATCCACACCCACTCGTCTGACTTGCCTTTTACTCGGTAGGCGGCTTCAAAGTGATCGGATCTTCCATAAAAGTGATTATTGAGAGCTGTACTGACACGCTCTTGATCCATAGGGTGGATATTACTCTCTTCTCCGCTTTCTCCCGATCTCTGGCCATCTCTTGGGAATTCTAGCGAGCCCCATATGTTCGAACGGTATATCTGGCCCGTTTCAATATCCCAATCCCACATCTCATCACCACTGCCCCAAAGTGATAATTTTAGGCGCTCTTCAGATTTAGCTATCTGGTTTTGAACTTCACGACGTCTGAGTACGGCTTTTACAATGACCGCAGAAATCATGAGGGCCAGCATAAAATAGATAAACTTGGCTTGCTTAGAGAGCCACCAAGGAGGTGTTATTATAACTTTCAGCTGTTTAATATCACCTTTTTTATTCAAAAAACTATCTACTGCATAGATATTAAAAGTGTAATCACCAGGTGAAAGGTTGGTATAAGTTGCTGAGTTTACACCTTTAGACTCAATCCAAGTATCGGATAGTCCTTCCATTTGGTATAGAAAATTTATTTCACCTAAATTATTGCTTGGGGACCAAAAGTTGAATGTGAAGGGGTAGTCTGAATATTTTAAGGTTATCTCATCAGATATTGAAATTGGTTTATCCAAAATACCGTGATTAGGTGTTTTAACGATGTTAAAAACAAGAAGCTCTTCAATTTTTACTTTAGGAAGTGTTACTTTTGAAATGTATGAATTAACATTCTGAGGGTTTAGTAGGCTTATACCATTTATTCCTCCCAATATAAATTCACCTTTCCAGTAAAGCGTTGATTGAGTATTATACTCTTCTTGGCTACCAGTCGTGCCATCTAATACATAGAGTGTTTCATTATCTATGTATATTACCTCTGCCATAGAAGTTGCAACTGTTTGGTTTTCTTCTGAAGATATAGAGTATATGGCGCGGTTGTTACTATACTTGATCGAATGTGTCTTTGATTCCTTGTTATAGACCATCAGTGATTTAGTCGTTCCAAAAAAAACAGATTTTGATGTGTTTTTAACACTGAATACAATATCATCAGTGTATATAGGTGTTGATTCATCTTGAGTTACTTCGAAAAGCCCACCTTGGCTAGATACAAAAATAGATTCACTAAATGAAGATATATCAAAAATAGGATTCCCATAGTCTATTGACAGTTCATTATTAACCATCTTTGTCAATGGGTCTATTGATAATAAAAGTCCATCAGTTGTTCCGGCAAGTATAGTGCCAGCGTGTTCATTGACTTTTAATACTGAGACGGGCAGGCTTGATATTGTTGTCCTTTTTTTTGTAACCAAGTGTATAGAGTACAATCCACTAGTACTACCGACATATAAGTTGTTTTTATAAGTTATTGCAGTTTTCGCACCAGTAATCTTGCTGTTGAATTGTTTTTCATTATTGTGAATGTCAAAGACAGAAATCATATTTGAATCAGCAACTATAGTTAACCTTATATCTTCCTCTTTGTTTATTGACCATATGTTACTAGTGTTCTTTGAGCTTCTCTTGATTATATTTGACTTTTCTCTTATTTGAATGAATCCCATGTTCTGAGTGGCCAAATAAAAACTACTTCTTTCAGGGAAAACTAAAGTTTTATCTAAAGAATAATTTAAGTTGTTTATTATCGCTGAAGGAATGTGACTAAAATCATGTTTTAATGTGTAAATTTTATTTCCTATCATTCCAACAAGCTTGTTTTTTAATATGAATATGGTGTCAAACTTCGTGCTACTAACTAATGTAATCTTATTGTTCTGAATGGTGGATAAACCAAGTGGTCCGTTAATAATAACTATCCCATTATATGGTATTATATTCTTTGAGTTTTTAGATATAACTTCATCATTAGTACTTTCGATTATGTCTCCATTATAGTTCCTAACTAAATAACTATTTCCATAATCTATTATTGTTTTTACTCCATCAAACGAATCATTCATAAAGGTTGATTTAAATAAAAGATTGTTTTTATTTAGCTTTATTACTGTATTGTTTGTTCCGACTAATATATCTTCTTTAGATATGTTTAGAGACCATATTGGAAGGCTACTTGTTTCTAAAGCTTTTACCAATGGAACAAATTTTTCAATTTTTTTATCTAATATAACCAAACCTTTATCTGTACCTACCAAAAGGTTTCCATTTGAATCAATCAATAAACTGCGAATAAAAGAGCTCGGAAGACCTGATAGGCTATCATCGGCAAAATAATGCTTAAACTCTTTCCCATCGAATCTGTTGAGTCCATTCAGGGTTCCAATCCATACATAGCCATCTTGATCTTCAACTAAGGATGTCACTGTGCTTTGTGATAACCCTTCCGGGACACTGTAAGTTTCGGCATTTAGCAGTATGGAAGCTTGCTGCCCAACAGCTTCTTCAGCTATTGCTTGGGGGAGATGATCAATAGTAATCGCTTGGGCTGTTTCTTCAGCAGCTTGCACTTGACCGAAAAGACAGAGGGTCAATAGGAGAGTGGTGATTGTTTTCATAATAGCGTTTGGCATCATTTTTAGTTTGATTATTAGCCAGTAATGCTTAGGCAACAGTTAGTTAACCTCACCTTTTCAGAAAGTGATGACTTTGTCAAAATTTGCAGTACATTTCTTTAGTGATAATCATTGTCATCCGATTTGTTTTGTGGCTTTTTATTCTGAATGCTGCTGAGTAGTAGTTCTTAAAACTGTCTTTGAGCCATTGTGTAGATATGTGAGCTAGGCTTGTTGGTTAGGAAGGTATATCCTCCATTATGCTAAATTTATATTGTAGCTCGATGCCAACAGAGTTATCTGGCATCAGGGCTTCAACCGAAGCCCTGAGGGGGAAGAGAGCTAATAGCTGAATTTTTTCGCTTGCTGCTTGAAGCTACGAAGAT
Proteins encoded:
- a CDS encoding EAL domain-containing protein, coding for MKTITTLLLTLCLFGQVQAAEETAQAITIDHLPQAIAEEAVGQQASILLNAETYSVPEGLSQSTVTSLVEDQDGYVWIGTLNGLNRFDGKEFKHYFADDSLSGLPSSFIRSLLIDSNGNLLVGTDKGLVILDKKIEKFVPLVKALETSSLPIWSLNISKEDILVGTNNTVIKLNKNNLLFKSTFMNDSFDGVKTIIDYGNSYLVRNYNGDIIESTNDEVISKNSKNIIPYNGIVIINGPLGLSTIQNNKITLVSSTKFDTIFILKNKLVGMIGNKIYTLKHDFSHIPSAIINNLNYSLDKTLVFPERSSFYLATQNMGFIQIREKSNIIKRSSKNTSNIWSINKEEDIRLTIVADSNMISVFDIHNNEKQFNSKITGAKTAITYKNNLYVGSTSGLYSIHLVTKKRTTISSLPVSVLKVNEHAGTILAGTTDGLLLSIDPLTKMVNNELSIDYGNPIFDISSFSESIFVSSQGGLFEVTQDESTPIYTDDIVFSVKNTSKSVFFGTTKSLMVYNKESKTHSIKYSNNRAIYSISSEENQTVATSMAEVIYIDNETLYVLDGTTGSQEEYNTQSTLYWKGEFILGGINGISLLNPQNVNSYISKVTLPKVKIEELLVFNIVKTPNHGILDKPISISDEITLKYSDYPFTFNFWSPSNNLGEINFLYQMEGLSDTWIESKGVNSATYTNLSPGDYTFNIYAVDSFLNKKGDIKQLKVIITPPWWLSKQAKFIYFMLALMISAVIVKAVLRRREVQNQIAKSEERLKLSLWGSGDEMWDWDIETGQIYRSNIWGSLEFPRDGQRSGESGEESNIHPMDQERVSTALNNHFYGRSDHFEAAYRVKGKSDEWVWILDRAKIVERDEKDNPLRMTGTIKNINNFKHAEEQLRLFERAIANISEGMFILDSQFHFVEVNEACCELCLNPREKFIGVQFNFDLYPDSYSEQIRSILNQQGRWSNDVESAKGDGSSFLMELTVDAIYDELGQLSHYVGVFSDISRRKQQEEELRKLTNNDLLTNLPNRSSLMVTLGNLVKRDSHHTLMVLDLDNFKKINDSLGHQVGDELLIKVAKRIETAVPYHTSIYRLGGDEFAILVDNNPDIGSSAVIANNVIEAFTSSFELTSDKVVVGMSIGIVLYPEDDQNEQALLRKADIAMYHAKSAGGNRYQFYSESLNRNAIRQLEVENLIRQGIKEDLFEVYYQPKIELKTGKMAGMEALVRLNHPEQGLIPPSEFIPLAEENGLIVEIGDIVMKKACFAAQKWRSQGIFDGRVAVNLSSYQFALPDLQQRIESILRLTQLPAANLELEITEGTVIKEPEKAIKVMQQLAKMGVSLALDDFGTGYSSLSYLKRFPIHTLKIDKAFVDDIDKSDRDLKMVDSIITIAHNMGLSVVGEGVEDASQLSILKALNCEEIQGFIFSKAVTEAQFTELLRQDFIQPGLVQKQNKAI